The Punica granatum isolate Tunisia-2019 chromosome 4, ASM765513v2, whole genome shotgun sequence genome has a window encoding:
- the LOC116206001 gene encoding serpin-ZX-like — IQRISSPSFAARLLTTSTHLPPISPRKSSLTAAPLVALKLSSVNGLWLDKSFSVYPSIKKVLETAYRATIHLTDFQNKLEEEVTNEVNSWIEKQTSGLIKEVLPVGGLVPDLTRRLIFVNALYFKGAWNEKFDLSCTKDAEFHLLSGSCSQVPFMTSKKKQTVSAFDGFKVLELPCKQGSSDKRRFSMYFFLPDETKGLPSLVKKVCSEPGFLDHHLPRQKVEVRNFRIPRFKISFGFEAVQVLEELGMFFPESLGLAVSCTQPHENLYVSKLFNRSFIEVNEEGSEAAAASTVLVNVKGPKKIDFVADHPFLFIIRENMSGMILFIGQVLNPSTI; from the exons ATCCAAAGAATCTCCTCACCTTCCTTTGCTGCCCGTCTTCTCACCACCTCAACTCATTTGCCTCCAATATCACCTCGAAAATCTTCTCTGACGGCAGCCCCACTGGTGGCCCTAAAACTCTCATCCGTCAACGGATTATGGCTTGACAAATCTTTCTCTGTGTACCCTAGCATCAAAAAGGTGCTTGAAACCGCATATAGGGCCACAATCCATCTCACCGATTTTCAGAACAAG CTTGAGGAGGAAGTGACCAATGAGGTGAACTCGTGGATCGAGAAGCAGACGAGTGGCCTTATAAAGGAGGTTCTCCCGGTTGGTGGTTTGGTCCCTGACCTTACCCGGCGTTTGATCTTCGTGAATGCTCTATACTTCAAAGGGGCTTGGAATGAGAAGTTTGACCTATCGTGTACGAAGGACGCAGAATTCCATCTTCTCAGTGGGAGCTGCAGTCAGGTTCCCTTCATGACCAGCAAGAAAAAGCAGACAGTGAGCGCCTTCGATGGGTTCAAAGTCCTCGAGCTTCCATGCAAGCAAGGCAGCAGTGACAAAAGGAGGTTCTCCATGTACTTCTTCCTTCCGGATGAAACGAAGGGACTTCCATCTTTGGTGAAGAAGGTCTGCTCCGAGCCTGGGTTCTTAGACCACCATCTCCCACGGCAGAAGGTGGAAGTGCGCAACTTCAGAATCCCAAGGTTCAAAATCTCCTTCGGGTTTGAAGCAGTGCAAGTTCTGGAGGAGTTGGGAATGTTCTTTCCGGAAAGTCTGGGTTTGGCAGTATCCTGCACGCAGCCCCATGAGAATCTCTATGTATCAAAATTGTTCAACAGGTCCTTCATTGAAGTGAATGAGGAAGGTAGCGAAGCTGCAGCTGCCTCAACCGTCCTTGTGAATGTCAAGGGACCGAAGAAGATAGACTTCGTAGCAGACCATCCCTTCCTGTtcattattcgagagaacatgaGTGGGATGATTCTATTCATCGGTCAGGTCCTCAACCCTTCAACCATTTGA